From Domibacillus sp. DTU_2020_1001157_1_SI_ALB_TIR_016, a single genomic window includes:
- a CDS encoding BCCT family transporter, translated as MGSKKQTGNTVFIISLLITLIFIIWGVFFKDSLTDVTNIIYTGAIDYFGWVYLSATLFFVIFSIYILFSKYGSIRLGKKTDKPDFNTGSWLAMLFGAGMGVGIVYWSVAEPVTHYTNPPTGEGFTAEAANTAMKYTFFHWGLDPWAIYTVIGLALAFFQYNKKLPAAISSAFYPVLGDRIYGPIGKTIDILSIFATVFGIATSLGLGAMQITAGMHHIFGVPNELFVQLIVIAVATVIFIISINTGLDKGIQYLSNGAMILSFLIMLLVLIVGPTLTIVKVFFNTTGLYLSDFLHLSLRLTPFSEGDGWIASWTLFYWAWWIAWAPFVGMFIARVSRGRTVREFVIGVLIVPTLGTCLWMSIFGGSALDLVQGNDDLAASIANNVDLSIFTFFDQLPLGFLLSVIGFTVVAIYYITVADTATFVLGMLSEGGTLNPSNRIKVTWGIIQSAVAAVLLFAGGLNVLQSASLAAALPFAIILVLMSFSLLKGLKSEYDTQNSRK; from the coding sequence ATGGGCAGTAAAAAACAAACGGGTAATACTGTTTTTATTATTTCTTTATTAATCACGCTAATCTTTATTATCTGGGGCGTCTTTTTTAAAGACAGCCTCACCGATGTAACGAATATCATTTATACTGGGGCAATTGACTACTTTGGGTGGGTTTATCTTAGTGCGACCCTGTTCTTTGTAATCTTCTCCATCTATATACTCTTCTCTAAATACGGCAGTATCCGTCTTGGTAAAAAAACAGACAAGCCGGATTTCAACACCGGATCTTGGCTTGCTATGCTGTTTGGAGCTGGAATGGGAGTTGGGATTGTTTACTGGAGTGTTGCCGAACCAGTAACCCATTACACAAATCCTCCCACTGGGGAAGGGTTTACAGCTGAAGCAGCCAATACCGCCATGAAATATACATTCTTCCACTGGGGTTTGGATCCATGGGCGATCTACACTGTAATTGGGTTGGCACTTGCCTTTTTCCAATACAACAAAAAGCTTCCGGCAGCGATCAGTTCCGCATTCTATCCTGTATTGGGTGACAGAATTTATGGACCGATCGGAAAAACAATTGATATCCTGTCCATTTTTGCAACGGTCTTCGGTATCGCAACATCTTTAGGCCTTGGTGCCATGCAGATAACGGCCGGAATGCATCACATATTCGGAGTTCCGAATGAATTATTCGTGCAGCTGATTGTTATTGCTGTTGCAACGGTCATTTTTATCATTTCAATCAATACAGGGTTAGACAAAGGGATCCAATACTTGTCTAATGGCGCTATGATCCTATCCTTTTTGATCATGCTGCTTGTTTTGATTGTCGGCCCTACCCTGACTATTGTTAAAGTCTTCTTTAATACAACGGGTCTTTATCTTAGTGATTTTCTGCATCTAAGCTTAAGACTAACACCATTCAGTGAAGGAGACGGCTGGATTGCCTCCTGGACATTATTCTACTGGGCATGGTGGATCGCCTGGGCACCCTTCGTCGGTATGTTTATCGCACGCGTTTCAAGAGGACGCACCGTCAGGGAGTTTGTTATTGGTGTGTTGATTGTTCCAACCCTTGGAACATGCTTGTGGATGTCTATTTTTGGCGGCTCTGCGCTGGATCTTGTACAAGGAAACGATGATCTGGCAGCATCCATCGCAAATAACGTAGATTTGTCTATCTTTACATTTTTTGATCAGCTTCCATTAGGTTTTCTGTTAAGCGTCATTGGTTTTACCGTTGTAGCCATTTACTATATAACAGTTGCCGATACTGCAACCTTTGTGCTGGGAATGCTAAGCGAAGGCGGCACATTGAACCCTTCCAACAGAATCAAAGTAACATGGGGCATTATTCAATCTGCTGTAGCAGCTGTATTGCTTTTCGCTGGCGGACTAAATGTCCTGCAATCCGCATCTCTCGCAGCCGCTCTCCCATTTGCTATTATCTTGGTTTTGATGTCCTTCTCTCTGCTCAAAGGTTTAAAGAGCGAGTATGACACACAAAATAGCCGTAAGTGA